One window of Quercus robur chromosome 12, dhQueRobu3.1, whole genome shotgun sequence genomic DNA carries:
- the LOC126710574 gene encoding putative cytochrome c biosynthesis ccmC-like mitochondrial protein yields MSISLLQPYFLMSKTRSYAQILIGSRLFLTAMAIHLSLRVAPLDLQQGGNSRILYVHVPAARMSILVYIATAINTFFFLLTKHPLFLHSSGTGTEMGAFFTLFTLVTGGFQGRPMRGTFWVWDARLTSVFISFLIYLGALRFQKLPVEPASISIRAGPIDIPIIKSSVNWWNTSHQPGSISRSGTSIHVPMLIPILSNFANFPFSTRIFFVLETHLLIPSFLESPLTEEIEAREGIPKPSSLAESFCIHG; encoded by the coding sequence ATGTCCATTTCATTATTACAACCGTATTTTTTGATGTCAAAGACCAGAAGCTACGCGCAAATTCTTATTGGATCTCGGTTGTTCTTAACAGCGATGGCTATTCATTTAAGTCTTCGGGTAGCACCACTAGATCTTCAACAAGGTGGAAATTCTCGTATTCTGTATGTACATGTTCCTGCGGCTCGGATGAGTATTCTTGTTTATATCGCTACGGCTATAAACACTTTCTTCTTCCTATTAACAAAACACCCCCTTTTTCTTCACTCTTCCGGAACCGGTACAGAAATGGGTGCTTTTTTTACGTTGTTTACCTTAGTTACTGGGGGGTTTCAGGGAAGACCTATGAGGGGCACCTTTTGGGTGTGGGATGCTCGTTTAACCTCCGTATTCATCTCGTTTCTTATTTACCTGGGTGCACTGCGTTTTCAAAAGCTTCCTGTCGAACCGGCTTCTATTTCAATCCGTGCTGGACCGATCGATATACCAATAATAAAGTCTTCAGTCAACTGGTGGAATACATCGCATCAACCTGGGAGCATTAGCCGATCTGGTACATCAATACATGTTCCTATGCTCATTCCAATCTTGTCTAACTTTGCTAACTTCCCCTTCTCAACCCGTATCTTCTTTGTTCTGGAAACACATCTTCTTATTCCATCTTTTCTCGAATCTCCCTTAACGGAAGAAATAGAAGCTCGAGAAGGAATACCAAAACCTAGTTCACTCGCTGAGTCTTTTTGCATCCATGGCTGA
- the LOC126708314 gene encoding uncharacterized protein LOC126708314 codes for MAETDSATKVMEKDPARADPLDDYKGERKFEDQDQDFLSNQSPQHSMKVGLSIQVVRPRIQHPRPGRWLLQIQVPLILTQLGLIDSQPS; via the exons ATGGCAGAAACCGACTCAGCAACCAAAGTTATGGAAAAAGATCCAGCGAGGGCAGATCCTTTAGACGATTATAAGGGGG AGAGAAAGTTCGAAGATCAGGATCAGGATTTTCTTTCCAATCAATCTCCTCAACATTCAATGAAAGTGGGTCTATCGATACAAGTGGTAAGACCGAGAATTCAGCATCCAAGACCTGGCCGATGGCTACTTCAAATTCAAGTGCCACTTATCTTAACACAACTTGGGCTAATCGACTCCCAGCCTAGCTAG